In Flavobacterium sp. CS20, a single window of DNA contains:
- a CDS encoding DUF2797 domain-containing protein, translated as MQYTGVLHKMKSEYHKPIQYYLSFKNSFVILNQLIDKNISITFKTYECLNCHKDKKIFRQGYCYDCFYEAPEVGDWVINPELSKAHLDKEDRDLSFEKRVQLQPHIVYLSNTGSVKVGVTRKTQVPYRWIDQGAHEAIVILETPNRYLAGIAEVALKEHISDKTKWQSMLKNEIEDLDLKEIKNDLKQYLPDETQEFFKTDEEEFNIEFPVKQYPKKVKSLNLTKTKDYKGKLVGIKGQYLIFEDETVFNVRSHSGFVVDFSIS; from the coding sequence ATGCAATATACAGGTGTTTTACACAAAATGAAAAGTGAATATCACAAACCTATTCAATATTACTTGAGCTTCAAAAACAGCTTTGTGATTCTAAACCAACTGATTGACAAAAATATAAGCATAACTTTTAAAACTTATGAATGCTTAAACTGCCATAAAGACAAAAAGATTTTTAGACAAGGTTACTGCTACGATTGTTTTTATGAAGCACCAGAAGTTGGAGATTGGGTCATTAACCCCGAATTGAGCAAGGCTCATCTCGACAAAGAAGACCGTGATCTATCATTTGAAAAACGCGTTCAACTCCAACCTCATATCGTTTATTTATCAAATACGGGCAGTGTAAAAGTTGGCGTAACTCGAAAAACACAAGTGCCTTATCGCTGGATTGACCAAGGTGCACACGAAGCCATTGTTATTTTAGAAACCCCAAACCGTTACTTAGCTGGCATTGCCGAAGTGGCATTAAAAGAACATATTTCTGATAAAACCAAATGGCAGAGTATGCTAAAAAATGAGATAGAAGATTTAGATTTAAAAGAAATCAAAAACGATTTAAAACAATATCTCCCTGATGAAACCCAAGAATTTTTTAAAACAGACGAAGAAGAATTTAATATTGAGTTTCCTGTTAAACAATATCCCAAAAAGGTAAAAAGTCTAAATTTGACCAAAACTAAAGACTACAAAGGCAAATTGGTAGGCATCAAAGGACAATATCTCATCTTTGAAGACGAAACCGTATTTAATGTGAGAAGTCACAGTGGTTTTGTTGTGGACTTTAGTATATCATAA
- a CDS encoding glycosyltransferase family A protein, with protein sequence MAYFSVILPVYNKANFLKETIQSVLNQTYKDFELVIVNDGSTDKSLEVIKDFGDKRIKLHNQVNKGASIARNKGVEIAECEWVSLLDADDIWSKNHLEETYKAIQKLSHADLVSTAYSVQLEQRYIKKPVFSKAIPKHISYIDNYFEYSLIDPLFWTSTLSFKKSSFNKIGGFDVDLKTGEDIDLIIRFALNYKLGYNPKFTLLYKKYTEHNLSSISSLEETYKYIHKHKLIEKQNISLKHYLDINRYSLALQSKINNNKKLYKNLVSEIDKTHLTTKHLFLLNCPKWILLKLKCLQKKLIKAGVYKSAFN encoded by the coding sequence ATGGCTTATTTTTCTGTTATTTTACCTGTCTATAACAAGGCAAACTTTTTAAAAGAAACAATACAAAGCGTTTTAAACCAAACTTATAAAGATTTTGAACTCGTTATAGTTAACGATGGTTCAACTGACAAAAGTCTTGAGGTTATAAAAGATTTTGGAGACAAGCGTATTAAGCTACACAATCAGGTCAATAAAGGTGCTTCTATTGCACGAAATAAAGGTGTTGAAATTGCTGAATGCGAATGGGTTTCTTTGTTAGATGCCGATGATATCTGGTCAAAAAATCATCTTGAAGAAACTTATAAAGCTATTCAAAAATTGAGCCATGCAGATTTAGTTTCAACGGCATATTCAGTTCAATTAGAGCAACGTTATATCAAAAAACCTGTTTTTAGCAAAGCTATACCAAAACATATTAGCTATATTGATAATTATTTTGAGTATAGCCTTATAGATCCTTTGTTTTGGACATCTACTCTATCGTTTAAAAAATCAAGCTTTAACAAAATTGGCGGTTTTGATGTTGATCTAAAAACTGGTGAAGATATAGACTTAATCATCAGGTTTGCTTTAAACTACAAATTGGGTTACAATCCCAAGTTTACTTTGTTGTATAAAAAATACACAGAACATAATCTTTCGTCAATAAGTTCATTAGAAGAAACATATAAATACATCCATAAACACAAGCTCATAGAAAAGCAAAACATTAGTTTAAAACACTATTTAGACATCAACCGATATTCGTTAGCTTTACAATCTAAAATAAATAACAACAAAAAGCTTTATAAAAATTTAGTCTCTGAAATTGATAAAACGCATTTGACAACCAAACACCTTTTTCTTTTAAACTGCCCAAAATGGATACTTTTAAAGTTAAAATGTTTACAAAAAAAACTAATTAAGGCAGGTGTTTATAAGTCAGCTTTTAATTAA